A stretch of Zootoca vivipara chromosome 13, rZooViv1.1, whole genome shotgun sequence DNA encodes these proteins:
- the KRT222 gene encoding keratin-like protein KRT222 isoform X2 → MSKDEEALKAARAELNEARRQWHHMQMEIDSLHAVEKGLENSLRTTKQQYQAQLKHLEAEIEGLERELHKVRQGIEKQLQQHELLLNTKMRLEQEIATYRSLLEREEKRFHRSACQDRKGNKKRTTSQIAFILPSSSELKAHEIEKVEILTKQAVLNGNVAKESAEACGTIQTEKVDEVIKEWEGSFFKDNPRLRKKSVSLRFDLHLAATDEGCIQTKQKGLPDIEVRLVMRRSCSIPSIKT, encoded by the exons ATGAGCAAAGACGAGGAAGCGCTAAAAGCAGCCAGGGCAGAGCTAAATGAAGCAAGACGTCAATGGCACCATATGCAGATGGAAATTGATTCTCTCCACGCTGTG GAAAAGGGTCTGGAAAATTCTCTGCGCACCACAAAACAGCAGTACCAGGCACAACTGAAGCATCTGGAAGCAGAGATTGAAGGCCTGGAGAGAGAGCTACATAAAGTGCGGCAAGGGATTGaaaagcagctgcagcaacaCGAACTATTACTAAACACTAAGATGAGGCTTGAGCAAGAAATAGCTACATACCGCAGTCTgctagagagggaggagaaaag GTTCCATCGTTCTGCGTGCCAAGACAGAAAAGGCAACAAAAAGCGCACCACTAGCCAAATAGCGTTTATCTTACCTTCAT CAAGTGAGCTAAAGGCTCACGAGATTGAAAAAGTGGAAATACTGACAAAGCAAGCAGTCTTAAATGGAAATGTCGCAAAGGAGAGCGCAGAGGCTTGTGGCACAATACA GACGGAGAAAGTAGATGAAGTGATTAAAGAATGGGAAGGCTCTTTCTTTAAAGACAACCCTCGCTTAAGGAAAAAATCAGTTTCTTTGCGGTTTGATCTCCACTTGGCAGCCACAGATGAAGGTTGTATACAGACTAAACAGAAAGGCCTGCCTGATATCGAAGTGAGATTGGTTATGAGGCGGTCTTGCAGTATCCCATCCATCAAAACCTAA